The genomic DNA tgatgactccttgctgtccccagtccacctggccgtgctgctgctccagtttcaactgttctgccttattattattggaccatgctggtcatttatgaacatttgaacatcttggctatgttctgttataatctccacccggcacagccagaagaagactggccaccccacatagcctggttcctctctaggtttcgtcctaggttttggcctttctagggagtttttcctagccaccgtgcttctacacctgcattgcttgctgtttggggttttaggctgggtttctgtacagcactttgagatatcagctgatgtacgaagggctatataaatacatttgatttgatttgatttgatccaccACTCTCATTGAGCGGATTTAATTAAGCTGACTCGGGTTATACAAGGCTATGGCCTCATGTGAACGGGCGAAGCTGGTGAGGAAGGTTCGCCTTGCACAAATCTAACAGCAATCTGTGCCGCTCTGTCATGTTGTCAACAAGGTAGCATGATGCATCATTCAGAAATGTACAACATCTCTTTTCCATAAAATCCTAACCTTTTCCTAACCTCAACCTAATTATCCTATCCTGCAaagttaattatcctaacctgctgtgttagTTCTTCTAACATGCTATGTAGAATCATTTCAGACACAACCGTAGATGCCATTAGTTACCGAGAAACCATCAGTGTCACCACACATGTTCCAGAATGCAATCACTTCACCCGATGCAAACTAATCGAATAACCTCAATCTTCTCCGCCGCCTTAGACTGTTAATTTAAAGGTTGGTGGTTTGAAATCACCCAGGCCCGAAAGCTTTTCCGAGTTATTCAATTGTAATAATAAATTACATAACAATTGATAGGGTATAATTGGTATGTGGATCAATCAATCATGCGTAATACGATGCCATTTTGAGTGTCCTACAGGTGGGAAACAATTTTCACCTAACTTCACTTTTTTACATTGTAATGGGAATTTTAATGTTTGTTGCTTTTCTTATAACtaatttctgtgttctattcatgtgctgttctataaaccaatttctgtgttcatgcaagtggctGACTGAATGAATCCTCCCTATCAgtagctgcaatttggcagtacgcccagaccttgttttgagaacgaaagatatctcagtttcaaggtctcagctgaGAGAGAAGAAGCCTCTTGAGCTATTGGTCTGCCACATGTTATGAACCTGTATTGGTTGGTCACATGAATTAAACAAAATGATAATGCTTAATtaattatgctaaatcatgcaaatatagcTTGTCTGTTATAGCCGTGTATGAGGCAACTGCTGGGACTGCCCAGGGAGAGctcctgattgacatgtgtactatggtgcattgagttggttgggaCCTCTCCAGCGCGCTGACAaataaacaatgattcatttcagattgactttgagtgtccctgtgtaagaatttccacaACAACATATTCACAATATTTACATTTGATGACACGGTACATTATTTATATACAGACCCACATTTCCGGAGAAAGAAATCCTTCGCCGGAAAAGGAATGACCGAAAAACAGAAGCTGAACGGTCAAAACATAAACAGAGCTAGCACACACTCGTGAGCGCACATAGTCTTTAATTTGACTGTTTCTTTTGACACGCATTCTTCATGTCGTGTGTTTTTACTCCAAGATTTTCTATAGCTATAGCTAGCTAAGTAACGTCAGTATAGTAGGTTGAAGACAGTAAATCTGCGCAGAAGATTAGAACAAACtacgtactgtagctagctacgcTCGTTGGGCCTACGACTTGTAGTTAGAGGTAACATCTTTAGCTAGCATGCCAGCCATTGCTGTTTACTTCTTTTAACTGGCGTGAAATTGGTCAAACTCCTGAACAAAGTTGAACTAAATGTACCAAAATGTGTACATTGGCTAATCCAATCAACTAACAGAATAAGTAGTTAACATTATCTCTACAGCAGAATGGACATGGAGGCCAGTCAGCTGTTTTGACTTTTGTTAAATGTCAGTGTTGCTGCAGCAGCTAGCTAAGATTAGTTggacagctaacgttagctagctaacttgcttCCAATTCCAAACTACAGGCTGCAAGTCCTATGTTAGCTAACTAGAGACTGGCAGCTAGTGTCATGTGTTAGTGTGCACTCGATTTAATTTAGTTGCTGATATGTTAGGTTGGCTAGTTTGCAAGATTTCCAATCATACCGTGACTTGAGAACATAATTCGTTCAGCAGTCACAACTAGCTGACTTGTTGAGTGACATGTCATGCTACCTTGCTTTAATGAAGGCCATGTCAGTTGTTTGGACATATTGCAATTACTGGCAAtctatatgtattattattattaggagtTTTCAAAAGCAGCTGGTAGACTAATTCATTTGACCCTGCCTCGGTTTCATTCCAGGCTCTCCTCCTGTCCACACGAAGAGAGAAGCAGGATGGCTGAGGCAGATGGTAAATCCAGTGAGCTTAATGGTGAGGGATCACGTAGGCCTCACTGATCACCCAGGCCTCACTGTTGCCGACTGGGAATACGAACATACACTGTTGTACTACTACTAGTAAGACACACTACCAGAGCCAGCTACGTAAGACTAATGCGAATGTGTGgccatatctgtgtgtgtttgtcaggtggGTCTGAGGAGCCAGATCCAGGAGAGGACCAGCGTGGGGAGGGAGATGCTTCCACAGCCACAGAGGAGCAGTCTGACTCTCAAGCAGGTAATCAATCATAGACTCAAACAAGAGGGACAGGCTGGCTCTCAAGCAGTTAATCAGACTCAAACCAGTGCAGTATAAGAGAACTGTTGCTGTCATAGTCCAACATGTAGCCACAACACACAGGACACCATAACTGTGACATTATACACTCTACAAACAATTTGTTTTACAGTGGATAAGTTTCCTCCCTGCTTCTTGACAGTAGTGCTTTTTTTGTCAATGTGTGACAACTTCCTCATCTTTCCCTCAGCTCCCAAAAAGGCAGAAGACAGAGCTAAGGACAAGCCAATGCCAGAtgcagagggtgagagggtgcttggcgagggagaggaggaggaagacacgGACAGCGTGGACGGCAGCGGCCTCTATTCCCTGAACGAGGAAGGGGAGCGAGATGGTGAGGGGGGTAGAAGAGagcgagtgaaggagagagatgcaGGTAAGAGGGCCGCCAGAAAGAGGAACCGCCCGAGCGGTGGCACCGCTCACCACTCCTCCAGCTCTGAAgtggaggatgatgaggaggaggaagagcaagAAGAGGAAGACGAGCAGGCCATGGACGTGTGGCTGGGGGCGGAGCTGCGTGATCTTGGCAAGCCATCATGGCGGGCGGTGTCCTCCCTGCGGTTGAGGGAGATTGGCCGGGGCTCGCACCAGTTTGTGAGACGTGTGTGTGGCGCACGGGGGCTGGTCCAGAGGCTGGAGCTACAAGGGCGCCTGGAGAGACACACCGGCTGTGTGAACACCCTGCACTTTAACCCCTCAGGCACACGCCTGGCTTCTGGCAGTGATGACCTACGAGTGGTGGTGTGGGACTGGGCACGTCGTCGGGCTGAGCTGGAGTTTGACAGTGGGCATAAGAGCAATGTCTTTCAGGTGAGGAGGAGAGCACAATCAGGCTAGGTGAGGGTGAGACCGTAGAAAGGAGGGGAACACTTCTGGTGTTGTTGACACCCATTGAGAAACCATGTGAAAAATATGAAAGGAAAGCTAGAAATATGGTTCAGGACCTTTTTGAGAGATGTTGAAATGTACCTTTCTTCCTCCAAAGGCCAAGTTTCTTCCCCACAGTGGAGATTCAACTCTGGCCATGTGTGCCCGGGACGGTCAGATTAGAGTGGCTGAGCTCTCTGCCATGCAACGCTGCAAGAACACCAAGAGAGTGGCTCAGCATAAAGGGGCAGCACACAAGGTATGGTTGTATCGTGTTAATGAGTCTGGCTACTGGTCTTACTGGCCTGACTTTGGCGGCATCTCAAACGACACCCTTTCCTCCATACTGTGGGGAATGGGTTGTCATATAAGATGCGGCCGTTCTAAGCCTTTTTTAGCTGAAAGCTGAGTTGATTTAAGTATGTTGTGtttactctgtgtgtgtcagcTGGCCCTGGAGCCAGACTCTCCCTGCTGTTTTCTGTCGGCTGGAGAGGATGCTGTGGTGTTTGGCATCGACCTTCGCCTCGACCGGCCTGCCAAGTGAGTGACATCACATGTCTGTCTGATATGCAAGTGTTAACGTCATTACTGCAAGATCGCCTGGATGTTACTGTACTAAGGCCATTTGTTTTTCCTGATCATGTGACCAGTCTGGGATAAACTTAAGTCCCAATGTAGAACATAACAGCCTTTTAACCCTTTTCTACTATTTGTTTCCTCTTTTCCTTTTCTCTCAGTAAGCTGGTGGTGGTGAAGGAGGGGGATAAGAAAGTGGGGTTGTATACCATCTTTGTGAATCCTGTCAACACACATCACTTTGCTGTGGGAGGGAGAGATCAGTATGTCAGGTTAGACTCAAATCCCTCTTGTGTCCGTAAAGCAAAAGAAGTGCATTGTCTTGGATTGTCTCTTACCTCTCCTCACCTTCTATCTCTGTAGGATCTATGATCAGAGGAAGATAAATGAGAATGTTAATAATGGCGTACTGAAGAAGTTCTGTCCATCTCACCTGGTGTCCAGCGAGTCCAAAACTAACATAACCTGCTTACTGTACAGTCACGATGGAACAGGTAAAACACAAGGACTCAAGCACACTTTTATTCGAAGTCTGAGTTCCTCTGGCTCTTGCTGTTATGACTGTCCTCATGTTTGTCCTCCCCATCAGTGACCAGGGATAGAAATGCCATGAATAGAGCAGAGGTGATTCCTTATTCTACATATGAGAGGAATGCTTTGTTCTACATAGGCTATTTCTATCTCTATGTTCCAAAATTTGTGTCCAGCTGAATGCGTCCCATGTCTGTCAATCTCTTCAGAGCTCCTGACTAGTTACAATGATGAGGACATCTACTTGTTTGACTCCAGCCACAGTGATGGTGCAGATTATTGCAGGCGATACAAGGGCCATCGCAACAACGCTACAGGTACTGAGTTAAAAGGGGAATGAATGATTATGAACTAGTCAATTATAAGTAACACGAACACTGGTGTTTTACCATGCTATAACTGTGACATCCAGTATAAtactctctcgctgtctctttccctccccctgtATTTTTCCATCTCACAGTGAAGGGGGTTAACTTCTATGGTCCTAGCAGTGAGTTTGTGATCAGTGGCAGCGATTGTGGACACATCTACCTGTGGGACAAGGTCTCAGCTCGCATAGTCCAGTTCATGGAGGGAGACaaaggaggagtggtgagagggagagatggtgtgTGGGTGGGAAGATGTATGATGGCCAAAGGAAATGGCTTGATAATGGGCAGGTGCAAGTAAAACCCTTAAATGAAATTGAACACTATCAGTTTCACAGTTTTATGCTCACTCACTAATCGGTCTGTCCTTTGACTCTCTCAACTTCTTCTCCAAGGTGAACTGCCTAGAGCCCCACCCTCACCTTCCAGGTCTGGCCACCAGTGGTCTGGATCATGATGTTAAACTTTGGGCCCCCACTGCCGAGAACCCCACAGGGCTCAAGGGCCTCAAAGACGTACGGTGGTTCATACCATTGattccacacacacaaacctcaacATATCCCAAACATCCCACGGCATATAGGCTTGGATTCTGCATACCAAAGCTGTGAGTTTTGATGTGACTGGTGTTGTGGTCGTTCAGGTGATGAAGAAGAACAAGCGTGAGCGTGACGAGGACACTGTTCGACATGGAGATCAGTACGACACACAGCTCCTGTGGTTCCTCATGAGACACATGAGAAACAGACGGTCCCAGAGGGTGAGTGGAACAAACCATAACACTGTAAGGGTTGTGTATGCTATAGCCAGACCGATATGTGATTTTTTTGGGATCCGATTTTAGTGGAAATATTTACCGATAACTGATATCTATTTTTATTAATATCACTGGATAGCACCAAAAATATGATTTTATTTTTGAATGAAAAACTGTTACTCGTGAAAGGAGGATGAACTGCACTGATTCCAGCTAAAAATGAGCCTCTGAAGACTGCCTCATGCTATCCAGCTGGAAAACAAAATACCCATACATTGACAATGTGTACTATCTAGCTTCAGTATGTGTTAATCGATTGTAGGGCTGTAGCTACTGAATTCTGTTGTCACTTGAAAGGAAAAGCATAAATCAAGCGCTATTTTGAACCTGCTATGTTT from Oncorhynchus keta strain PuntledgeMale-10-30-2019 chromosome 23, Oket_V2, whole genome shotgun sequence includes the following:
- the LOC118401881 gene encoding DDB1- and CUL4-associated factor 8-like isoform X1 — its product is MTEKQKLNGQNINRASTHSLSSCPHEERSRMAEADGKSSELNGGSEEPDPGEDQRGEGDASTATEEQSDSQAAPKKAEDRAKDKPMPDAEGERVLGEGEEEEDTDSVDGSGLYSLNEEGERDGEGGRRERVKERDAGKRAARKRNRPSGGTAHHSSSSEVEDDEEEEEQEEEDEQAMDVWLGAELRDLGKPSWRAVSSLRLREIGRGSHQFVRRVCGARGLVQRLELQGRLERHTGCVNTLHFNPSGTRLASGSDDLRVVVWDWARRRAELEFDSGHKSNVFQAKFLPHSGDSTLAMCARDGQIRVAELSAMQRCKNTKRVAQHKGAAHKLALEPDSPCCFLSAGEDAVVFGIDLRLDRPANKLVVVKEGDKKVGLYTIFVNPVNTHHFAVGGRDQYVRIYDQRKINENVNNGVLKKFCPSHLVSSESKTNITCLLYSHDGTELLTSYNDEDIYLFDSSHSDGADYCRRYKGHRNNATVKGVNFYGPSSEFVISGSDCGHIYLWDKVSARIVQFMEGDKGGVVNCLEPHPHLPGLATSGLDHDVKLWAPTAENPTGLKGLKDVMKKNKRERDEDTVRHGDQYDTQLLWFLMRHMRNRRSQRTRREGAEGDTDESWSSPDSSDEEDGGPDHVQCMSS
- the LOC118401881 gene encoding DDB1- and CUL4-associated factor 8-like isoform X2 is translated as MAEADGKSSELNGGSEEPDPGEDQRGEGDASTATEEQSDSQAAPKKAEDRAKDKPMPDAEGERVLGEGEEEEDTDSVDGSGLYSLNEEGERDGEGGRRERVKERDAGKRAARKRNRPSGGTAHHSSSSEVEDDEEEEEQEEEDEQAMDVWLGAELRDLGKPSWRAVSSLRLREIGRGSHQFVRRVCGARGLVQRLELQGRLERHTGCVNTLHFNPSGTRLASGSDDLRVVVWDWARRRAELEFDSGHKSNVFQAKFLPHSGDSTLAMCARDGQIRVAELSAMQRCKNTKRVAQHKGAAHKLALEPDSPCCFLSAGEDAVVFGIDLRLDRPANKLVVVKEGDKKVGLYTIFVNPVNTHHFAVGGRDQYVRIYDQRKINENVNNGVLKKFCPSHLVSSESKTNITCLLYSHDGTELLTSYNDEDIYLFDSSHSDGADYCRRYKGHRNNATVKGVNFYGPSSEFVISGSDCGHIYLWDKVSARIVQFMEGDKGGVVNCLEPHPHLPGLATSGLDHDVKLWAPTAENPTGLKGLKDVMKKNKRERDEDTVRHGDQYDTQLLWFLMRHMRNRRSQRTRREGAEGDTDESWSSPDSSDEEDGGPDHVQCMSS